A window from Triticum aestivum cultivar Chinese Spring chromosome 6D, IWGSC CS RefSeq v2.1, whole genome shotgun sequence encodes these proteins:
- the LOC123145543 gene encoding formin-like protein 16: protein MAPSPIPLLLLLLLAVAALCPLAAAQQRNVQTRFPSTRTPAVAAPPPPIVPPSPSPTGPAILPPQSASSSSSSSTKRSDIAVAVVSTALSSFALCGLAFFLFLRHGKKKELTHVGGNGHSNRPQDAALAGKLPERAPKRPPRGGMVDENGLDAIYWREFEKEGEGGGRGRKPAGGWRPPQPPPRQSRAERWPEAQASPAPSPPRPRKGKIDQEPLIPRGSLDSSSAVFDESPRPPSASSSSSFSVAAPEAYARPPPPAIAVPRPSPPPAPAAPPSASASASASLARPPGRGSPPPPPPPMATTSPPPKGPPPPPAPKGPPPPPAPKGPPPPPAPRGPPPPPPPGGKKGGPPPPPPPGGKKGGPPPPPAWASSSRPPAAPGGPSGADDLAKLKPLHWDKVNVAATDHSMVWDKLTGGSFNLDEGTIEALFGTAAVNRKTKSADAKDSSSGLGRSTSEEQIFLIEPRKSHNISIILRSLTVGRDEIIDALRDGNTELGTDVLEKLSRLSISKEEEATILKFSGNPDRLAPAEAFLLRLLLDVPNPFARVNALLFKVNYGSEIAVLKQSLQTLEMASQELRTKGLFFKLLEAVLKAGNRMNAGTARGNAQAFNLTALRKLNDVKSTDGGTTLLHFVIEEVVRAEGKRLAVNRNYTIRRSGSLAKSSVDGGISAAGSAGQGPSREDRQNEYLNLGLPIVGGLSSEFANVKKAATVDYDVTANECTILGNRLAGIKKLLETCGDDGFSRGLRGFVNAAEQELKALSGVQEKVLDLVQRTTEYYHAGATKDRNAHPLQLFVIVRDFLGMVDQACVDIKRRLQQQKKPTPPSSQPTTAAAAKGPAEAAKGAPDGAKAVAGGAAAAPPAQKPPPEEADSKRKRVMPRFPNLPAHFMKDGADSDSSSDEE from the exons ATGGCTCCCTCGCctatccccctcctcctcctcctcctcctcgccgtcgcggccctctGCCCCCTCGCCGCCGCGCAGCAGCGCAACGTCCAGACCCGCTTCCCCTCCACGCGCACCCCGgcagtcgccgccccgccgccgccgatcgtgcccccgtcgccgtcccccaCCGGCCCGGCCATCCTGCCCCCGCagtccgcctcctcgtcctcctcctcctccacgaaGCGCAGCGACATCGCCGTGGCCGTGGTGAGCACGGCGCTGAGCAGCTTCGCGCTCTGCGgcctcgccttcttcctcttcctccgccACGGCAAGAAGAAGGAGCTGACGCACGTCGGCGGCAACGGTCACTCCAACCGGCCCCAGGACGCCGCGCTCGCCGGCAAGCTGCCGGAGAGGGCGCCGAAGCGGCCGCCCCGCGGCGGCATGGTGGACGAGAACGGGCTCGACGCGATATACTGGCGGGAGTTCGAGAAggagggcgagggcggcggcaggGGCAGGAAGCCCGCGGGGGGCTGGcgcccgccgcagccgccgccccggcAGAGCCGCGCGGAGAGATGGCCGGAGGCGCAGGCGTCGCCGGCCCCGTCCCCGCCGCGGCCGAGGAAGGGCAAGATAGATCAGGAACCGCTCATACCCAGGGGCTCCCTGGATTCCTCATCCGCCGTGTTCGACGAGTCGCCGCGCCCGCCCAGCGCCAGCTCCAGCTCGTCCTTCTCCGTCGCTGCCCCCGAGGCCTacgcgcggccgccgccgccggcgatcgCCGTCCCCCGCCCGTCCCCGCCACCAGCCCCTGCTGCCCCACCAAGCGCGtcggcatcggcatcggcatcCCTGGCGCGGCCGCCAGGAAGAGGaagcccgccaccgccgccaccaccaatgGCCACCACGTCGCCACCGCCTAaaggcccgccgccgccaccagcgccgAAGGGCCCACCACCCCCGCCAGCACCCAAAGGCCCACCTCCTCCACCAGCACCCAGAggcccgcctccgccaccgccacccggAGGAAAGAAGGGagggccgccgccaccaccacctcccggTGGCAAGAAGGGAGGGCCGCCCCCGCCGCCTGCCTGGGCGTCGTCCTCGAGGCCACCGGCGGCCCCGGGCGGGCCGTCCGGCGCGGACGACCTGGCGAAGCTGAAGCCGCTGCATTGGGACAAGGTCAACGTGGCGGCCACCGACCACTCCATGGTGTGGGACAAGCTCACCGGCGGCTCATTCAA CTTGGACGAAGGCACCATCGAGGCGCTGTTCGGCACCGCGGCGGTGAACCGCAAGACGAAATCCGCGGACGCCAAGGACTCCTCGAGCGGCCTCGGGCGCTCGACCTCGGAGGAGCAGATATTCCTGATTGAGCCACGCAAGtcgcacaacatctccatcatcctCCGGTCCCTCACCGTGGGGCGGGACGAGATCATCGACGCGCTGCGTGATGGCAACACCGAGCTCGGCACGGACGTCCTCGAGAAGCTGTCCCGGCTCAGCATCTCCAAGGAGGAAGAGGCCACCATCCTGAAGTTCTCTGGGAACCCCGACAGACTTGCCCCCGCAGAGGCCTTCCTTCTTCGACTCCTGCTCGACGTGCCCAACCCGTTTGCCCGTGTCAATGCGCTGCTATTCAAGGTGAACTACGGTTCTGAGATTGCTGTGCTCAAGCAATCGCTCCAGACTTTGGAGATGGCGAGCCAGGAGCTGAGGACGAAGGGGCTCTTCTTTAAACTGCTTGAGGCGGTGCTAAAGGCGGGCAACCGGATGAATGCCGGCACGGCGCGGGGGAACGCGCAGGCCTTCAACCTCACAGCACTGCGCAAGCTCAACGACGTGAAGAGCACCGATGGAGGCACCACACTGCTCCACTTTGTCATCGAGGAGGTTGTGCGCGCAGAGGGGAAACGCCTTGCCGTCAACCGCAACTACACCATCCGCCGCTCTGGTAGCCTCGCCAAGAGCAGCGTCGATGGCGGAATTTCAGCAGCTGGCTCCGCTGGCCAGGGGCCATCACGCGAGGACAGGCAGAATGAGTACTTGAACCTAGGATTGCCCATTGTTGGAGGTCTCAGCAGTGAGTTTGCCAATGTGAAGAAGGCTGCAACTGTGGACTACGATGTGACTGCCAATGAATGCACAATCTTAGGCAACCGACTCGCGGGCATCAAGAAGCTCCTGGAGACCTGCGGGGACGATGGATTCTCAAGAGGGTTGAGAGGCTTTGTCAATGCTGCGGAGCAAGAGCTGAAGGCACTGAGTGGAGTGCAGGAGAAGGTGCTTGATCTGGTTCAGCGGACGACGGAGTACTACCATGCAGGTGCTACCAAGGACAGGAACGCGCATCCCCTCCAGTTGTTCGTCATTGTGAGGGATTTCCTGGGGATGGTGGACCAGGCATGTGTGGACATCAAGAGAAGACTGCAGCAGCAAAAGAAGCCAACACCCCCGTCATCACAGCCAACAACGGCGGCGGCTGCTAAGGGGCCAGCTGAAGCCGCTAAGGGGGCACCTGATGGTGCTAAGGCGGTAGCTGGTGGCGCGGCGGCAGCACCACCGGCTCAAAAACCACCACCAGAAGAAGCAGATAGCAAAAGGAAGAGGGTCATGCCAAGATTCCCAAACTTGCCAGCGCACTTTATGAAGGACGGCGCAGACTCTGATTCAAGTAGTGATGAGGAATAG